A region of Granulicella aggregans DNA encodes the following proteins:
- the ilvB gene encoding biosynthetic-type acetolactate synthase large subunit: MTQESSNTYPQLTGAEILWATLVGEGVTTVFGYPGGAILPIYDALRKFPIHHVLVRHEQGASHMADGYARASGQVGVCMATSGPGATNLVTGIATAMLDSIPIVCITGQVSSKVLGSDAFQEVDITGITLPITKHNYLVTRAEDIAGTVRKAFQVARSGRPGPVLVDITKDAQQAMAAFSFEAAAPEPARPHPMLKAETNSFADAIELIKAAKRPLILAGHGIVESGAREQVIDFAERRQIPVASTLLGLGAFPTYHPLSLGMMGMHGESWVNEAIQQSDLLLAFGMRFDDRVTGNLAHYAPNAKKIHIDIDPSEVNKNVKVDVALIGDLRKVLDALLPMLGDSPVAAETWDRASEKSYGEPPTEWLREIDAMKGTASVRDIINLPDNGHLYAAHVINDIWREALTAGRLAQTVIVTDVGQHQMWEAQYYKHDAPRSLITSGGLGTMGFALPAAIGAKAACPEKDVWVIAGDGGFQMTASELSTIVQEGYAINIAVINNGFLGMVRQWQEAFYDKNYSASPILSPDFVMLAAAHGIDGATVSKRKDVTPTVTKARTSGKAFLINFQVEKEDGVYPMIAPGAALHEMVRRPTKDPLLETSEDE, encoded by the coding sequence ATGACGCAGGAAAGCAGCAATACATACCCGCAACTAACAGGAGCCGAAATTCTCTGGGCCACGCTTGTCGGCGAGGGAGTTACTACTGTTTTCGGCTATCCCGGCGGTGCGATTCTGCCTATTTACGATGCGCTGCGCAAGTTTCCTATCCACCACGTCTTGGTGCGGCATGAGCAGGGAGCTTCGCATATGGCCGATGGTTATGCGCGGGCATCGGGGCAGGTGGGCGTGTGCATGGCGACCTCCGGGCCGGGTGCGACCAACCTTGTGACCGGCATTGCGACGGCGATGCTCGATTCGATTCCGATCGTCTGCATCACCGGGCAGGTGTCGTCGAAGGTGCTGGGCAGCGACGCGTTTCAAGAGGTGGACATCACCGGCATCACGCTGCCAATTACGAAGCACAACTACCTTGTCACGCGTGCCGAAGACATCGCTGGTACGGTCCGCAAGGCCTTCCAGGTGGCTCGGTCGGGTCGCCCGGGCCCGGTGCTCGTCGACATTACGAAAGACGCGCAGCAGGCCATGGCGGCGTTCAGCTTTGAGGCTGCAGCGCCCGAGCCGGCGCGACCGCATCCGATGCTGAAGGCGGAGACGAACTCCTTCGCGGACGCGATTGAGTTGATCAAGGCGGCAAAGCGGCCGCTCATCCTTGCCGGCCACGGCATCGTGGAGTCGGGCGCGCGCGAGCAGGTGATCGACTTCGCTGAGCGCCGTCAGATTCCGGTGGCCAGCACGTTGCTCGGCCTTGGGGCATTCCCGACGTATCATCCCCTCTCGCTCGGCATGATGGGCATGCACGGCGAGAGCTGGGTGAACGAGGCGATCCAGCAGAGTGATCTGCTGCTGGCCTTTGGCATGCGCTTCGACGACCGCGTGACCGGCAACCTCGCGCACTACGCTCCGAACGCGAAGAAGATCCATATCGACATTGACCCATCAGAAGTAAACAAGAACGTGAAGGTGGATGTGGCGCTGATCGGCGACCTGCGGAAGGTGCTCGATGCGCTGCTACCGATGCTGGGTGATTCTCCGGTTGCGGCTGAGACGTGGGACAGGGCGAGCGAAAAGTCGTACGGCGAGCCGCCGACGGAATGGCTGCGCGAGATCGACGCGATGAAGGGGACGGCGTCGGTGCGGGACATCATCAACCTGCCAGACAACGGACACCTGTATGCGGCGCACGTGATCAACGACATTTGGCGCGAGGCGCTCACTGCGGGAAGGCTGGCGCAGACGGTGATTGTGACCGATGTAGGCCAGCACCAGATGTGGGAGGCGCAGTACTACAAGCACGACGCGCCGCGGAGTCTCATCACATCCGGCGGTCTCGGCACGATGGGGTTTGCGTTACCGGCGGCGATCGGAGCGAAAGCTGCTTGCCCGGAGAAGGACGTCTGGGTGATCGCGGGCGATGGCGGATTCCAGATGACGGCGTCGGAGCTTTCGACGATTGTGCAGGAGGGCTACGCGATCAATATCGCCGTGATCAACAATGGATTTCTGGGCATGGTGCGGCAGTGGCAGGAGGCGTTCTATGACAAGAACTACTCGGCTTCGCCCATTCTTTCACCGGACTTTGTGATGCTGGCGGCAGCTCATGGCATCGACGGCGCGACCGTGAGCAAACGGAAGGATGTAACTCCCACGGTTACAAAAGCACGGACGAGCGGAAAGGCGTTTCTGATTAACTTTCAGGTAGAAAAAGAAGATGGTGTGTATCCGATGATCGCTCCGGGTGCGGCTCTGCATGAGATGGTGAGGCGGCCGACGAAGGATCCCTTGCTTGAGACGAGTGAGGATGAGTAA